From a region of the Synchiropus splendidus isolate RoL2022-P1 chromosome 12, RoL_Sspl_1.0, whole genome shotgun sequence genome:
- the LOC128768498 gene encoding uncharacterized protein LOC128768498 encodes MTIFGAAVILVLASTWLQQSSAVSIGVVVPVKTVGEVSSMVPVNSVIPVYAVVPVDSVEAKNSVGQVNSVVPLSSVSQVNSVGQENSVSQVNSVVPLRSVSPVNSVVPLRSVSPVNSVVPLRSVSQVNSVVPLRSVSPVNSVVPLRSVSPVNSVVPLRSVSQVNSVGQENSVSQVNSVVPLSSVSQVNSVVPLSSVSQVNSVGQENSVAQVNSEVPAYSVSQENSVAQVNSVVPLDSVGQENAVVALKSVEAVDSVQNSSDEISVDMWQMPYQNRPRRVKCRVCCGRSSCGVCCRT; translated from the exons ATGACCATCTTTGGTGCAGCTGTGATCCTGGTCCTCGCCTCAACCTGGCTTCAGCAGAGCTCTGCTGTTTCAATCGGTGTG GTGGTCCCAGTCAAGACTGTGGGTGAAGTGAGCAGCATGGTCCCAGTGAACAGTGTGATCCCAGTCTACGCTGTGGTGCCTGTGGACTCTGTTGAAGCAAAGAACAGTGTGGGTCAGGTGAACAGTGTGGTTCCACTGAGCAGTGTGAGTCAGGTGAACAGTGTGGGTCAAGAGAACAGTGTGAGTCAGGTGAACAGTGTGGTTCCACTGAGAAGTGTGAGTCCGGTGAACAGTGTGGTTCCACTGAGAAGTGTGAGTCCGGTGAACAGTGTGGTTCCACTGAGAAGTGTGAGTCAGGTGAACAGTGTGGTTCCACTGAGAAGTGTGAGTCCGGTGAACAGTGTGGTTCCACTGAGAAGTGTGAGTCCGGTGAACAGTGTGGTTCCACTGAGAAGTGTGAGTCAGGTGAACAGTGTGGGTCAAGAGAACAGTGTGAGTCAGGTGAACAGTGTGGTTCCACTGAGCAGTGTGAGTCAGGTGAACAGTGTGGTTCCACTGAGCAGTGTGAGTCAAGTGAACAGTGTGGGTCAGGAGAACAGtgtggctcaggtgaacagtgAGGTTCCAGCTTACAGTGTGAGTCAAGAGAACAGtgtggctcaggtgaacagtgtGGTTCCACTGGACAGTGTGGGCCAGGAGAACGCTGTCGTTGCATTGAAATCTGTTGAAGCTGTGGACAGCGTCCAGAACTCCAGTGATGAGATCTCCGTCGACATGTGGCAG ATGCCTTACCAGAACCGTCCACGTAGAGTGAAGTGTCGTGTTTGTTGTGGGAGGTCATCGTGTGGAGTGTGCTGCCGTACTTGA